The Mycoplasmopsis gallinacea genome includes a window with the following:
- a CDS encoding segregation/condensation protein A, with protein sequence MNNTENTLQFEKLEEYKFKIGKFDGPLDLLLSLVKDKKINIMDVDIAEIATQYLQIIKHLQDSEINLAGDYLLMAATLIQLKAKMILEEPEEVAEVEEEKQNLIQQLIEYQQFKEIKEALKTFQDARQDIFIKKPSNIDEFVVDSNDARLDGKSNIVKLVSTLRKMFERVYAQKLRMTKLETFKLTPADQFDFIMNLLKQKETLSFEEVFTLPSLNHFVVTLIAVLDLSRRQKLIIEQEEQFGEIVIKRGPEYEK encoded by the coding sequence ATGAATAATACAGAAAATACACTTCAATTTGAGAAACTAGAAGAGTATAAATTTAAAATCGGTAAATTTGATGGTCCATTAGATTTATTGCTTTCACTTGTAAAGGATAAAAAAATAAACATTATGGACGTGGACATTGCTGAAATAGCAACCCAATATTTACAAATTATTAAACACCTTCAAGATAGCGAAATTAACTTAGCTGGAGATTATCTTTTAATGGCAGCTACCTTGATTCAATTAAAAGCTAAAATGATTCTTGAAGAACCGGAAGAAGTAGCTGAAGTTGAAGAAGAAAAACAGAACCTTATTCAACAACTTATTGAATATCAACAATTTAAAGAAATTAAGGAAGCTTTAAAAACTTTCCAAGATGCTCGCCAGGATATTTTTATTAAAAAACCAAGTAACATTGATGAATTTGTGGTGGATTCAAATGATGCACGACTTGATGGAAAATCAAACATTGTTAAACTTGTAAGCACACTTCGAAAAATGTTTGAAAGAGTGTATGCTCAAAAATTAAGAATGACTAAGCTAGAAACATTTAAGCTTACACCGGCAGATCAATTTGATTTTATTATGAACTTACTTAAACAGAAAGAAACCCTTTCTTTTGAAGAAGTTTTTACTTTACCTAGCTTAAATCACTTTGTGGTTACATTAATTGCTGTGCTTGATCTTTCAAGAAGACAAAAATTAATTATTGAGCAAGAAGAACAATTTGGGGAAATTGTTATCAAAAGGGGGCCTGAATATGAAAAATAA
- a CDS encoding IS30 family transposase, protein MKKLIDLSKQNIICVKNNAENFRHFIIKESDDEIKRLHSNVSSKRLLRDKQISILLMWEIILKVLLLNSVSKAAKYFGYQSRTVKQKMEIMIEKNDYHKSLKNKVICKICGSKIFITKFLSFRKLSNHLLSYKTKRLMIVSESQKNKWSHFKKYWNDVTKELRKKASKNSKNIKCKMSVKFMINSFKQTNQNAFCPTFSTVYKALKQQRIKLSFDPLLYLSRGGYTKTTLKQGKRSLIHARDVKYRPKEANLRLEKGHFEADTVVGKREDKFVLFTLLDRKTRELYIALTKRDAKSINKALRMLIRKYNLEIKTLTVDNGSENTLLHKVVGKKKLFKCKPYASYQKGSIENAHRYIRRFIPKGKSFNSLTQEYVFWIKEQIDEYKRILAIEN, encoded by the coding sequence ATGAAAAAATTAATAGATTTATCTAAACAAAATATTATTTGTGTAAAAAATAATGCTGAAAACTTCCGTCACTTCATCATCAAAGAATCTGATGATGAGATAAAACGTCTTCACTCAAATGTTTCGTCTAAAAGGTTGCTTAGAGATAAACAAATATCTATACTCTTAATGTGGGAAATTATTTTGAAAGTTCTATTGTTGAATTCAGTATCAAAAGCGGCGAAATATTTTGGTTATCAATCTAGAACGGTTAAGCAAAAAATGGAAATAATGATTGAAAAAAATGACTATCATAAAAGCCTAAAAAATAAAGTTATTTGCAAAATTTGCGGATCTAAAATTTTTATAACTAAATTTCTCTCGTTCAGAAAACTATCAAATCATTTGCTTAGTTATAAAACCAAAAGGTTAATGATAGTGTCAGAATCACAAAAAAATAAGTGAAGTCACTTTAAGAAATATTGAAACGATGTAACTAAAGAATTAAGAAAAAAAGCAAGCAAAAACTCTAAAAACATTAAATGTAAAATGTCTGTTAAGTTTATGATTAACTCGTTTAAACAAACAAATCAAAATGCTTTTTGTCCTACATTTAGCACAGTTTACAAAGCTCTAAAGCAACAAAGAATAAAACTTTCTTTTGACCCGCTTTTATATTTATCAAGAGGTGGTTATACAAAAACTACATTAAAGCAAGGTAAAAGGTCATTGATACACGCTAGAGACGTAAAATATAGACCTAAAGAAGCAAATTTAAGATTAGAAAAAGGTCATTTTGAAGCTGATACAGTAGTTGGTAAAAGAGAAGATAAGTTTGTTCTTTTCACACTTTTAGATCGTAAAACTAGAGAGTTATACATTGCTTTAACAAAAAGAGATGCAAAATCAATTAACAAAGCATTAAGGATGTTAATAAGAAAATACAATCTCGAAATAAAAACCTTAACAGTAGATAACGGTAGTGAAAACACACTTCTTCATAAAGTGGTAGGTAAGAAAAAGTTATTTAAATGTAAACCTTATGCTTCGTATCAAAAAGGTTCAATTGAAAATGCTCATAGATACATTAGAAGATTTATTCCGAAGGGTAAAAGTTTCAATTCACTCACACAAGAATACGTGTTTTGAATCAAAGAACAAATCGATGAATACAAAAGAATATTAGCAATAGAAAATTAA
- a CDS encoding Asp-tRNA(Asn)/Glu-tRNA(Gln) amidotransferase subunit GatC, whose product MKHISKEKLYEIVNSLMLEPSKEVIEGILEKWETIQNDLEDIKAWDLENVKPMTHINEQLHIDFLREDEPASLPSINKEQILANATEKDDSFVITTKVVD is encoded by the coding sequence ATGAAACACATTAGTAAAGAAAAACTTTATGAAATAGTTAACTCATTAATGCTTGAACCAAGCAAAGAAGTTATTGAAGGTATCTTAGAAAAATGAGAGACAATCCAAAATGATCTTGAAGATATTAAAGCTTGAGATTTAGAAAATGTTAAGCCAATGACACATATAAATGAACAGTTACACATTGATTTTTTAAGAGAAGATGAACCAGCAAGCTTACCAAGCATTAATAAAGAACAAATCTTAGCAAACGCAACTGAAAAAGATGATTCATTTGTAATTACAACAAAGGTGGTCGATTAA
- a CDS encoding holo-ACP synthase — translation MKNIGVDLTKISRFANKDINFAKRILSISELAIYKKVPKERKPLFLARSWAIKEAIFKANNDYAKFTEIDLSKEDKKWVFKNFSISISHDDDFIVAFVVEND, via the coding sequence ATGAAAAATATTGGGGTAGATTTAACTAAAATATCTCGCTTTGCTAACAAAGACATTAATTTCGCAAAGCGAATTTTATCTATTTCAGAATTAGCAATTTATAAAAAAGTACCAAAAGAAAGAAAACCTCTTTTTTTAGCTCGTTCATGAGCAATTAAAGAAGCAATTTTTAAAGCAAATAATGATTATGCTAAATTTACCGAAATTGATTTGTCTAAAGAAGATAAAAAATGAGTTTTTAAAAACTTTAGCATTTCAATTTCACATGATGATGACTTCATTGTTGCTTTTGTGGTTGAAAATGATTAA
- a CDS encoding YihY/virulence factor BrkB family protein, which produces MFWKRKKTLNYKELVKINKKRKVFKDFHLNLIWPEKFDAIEKFYEKIIKFFIKIVSTIFIRVRDENEGEKKKNVINTVYKDFSSRQYNFIWLSTAFYLLISFVPVIYVVFLLNNLTVSITPFIGLSSSKFQESFGSIILGRFMPGSVKYLIGIQDFQENSNVASYATLIPKLLLLGSALYISSEGYAKLISSCNFIYDHKKIGTFIGNKLKGFFLVLFVSVLLWFFSTFHILVDALMAKNIFDKDSSVFSIVREVHFIMMSFIFFVILFIGLFQLAPSFKQKMNSVYRGAIISALPITILAIIFSSINKLFSYDKFGGAVGFFLTIAFFINLFTYFMFLGITFNKAYYSNFISGRTISKKSFFYYF; this is translated from the coding sequence ATGTTTTGAAAAAGAAAAAAAACTTTAAACTATAAAGAACTTGTGAAAATCAATAAAAAACGAAAAGTTTTTAAAGATTTTCACCTTAACTTAATTTGACCAGAAAAATTTGATGCTATTGAGAAGTTTTATGAAAAAATCATTAAGTTTTTCATCAAGATAGTTTCCACTATTTTCATTAGAGTGAGAGATGAAAATGAAGGTGAGAAAAAGAAAAATGTTATCAATACCGTTTATAAAGATTTTTCATCAAGACAATATAATTTTATTTGACTTTCCACTGCTTTTTATTTGTTAATTTCATTCGTACCTGTTATTTATGTTGTATTTCTTCTAAATAACTTAACAGTGTCAATTACACCATTTATCGGTCTTTCATCAAGTAAGTTTCAAGAATCATTTGGAAGCATCATTTTAGGACGTTTTATGCCTGGATCTGTCAAATACCTTATTGGTATTCAAGACTTCCAAGAAAATAGCAATGTAGCCTCTTATGCTACTTTAATCCCTAAATTATTGCTTCTTGGTTCAGCTCTTTATATTTCTAGCGAAGGGTATGCTAAACTTATTTCTTCATGTAACTTCATTTACGATCATAAAAAAATCGGAACATTTATCGGGAATAAACTTAAAGGATTTTTCTTAGTGCTTTTTGTGTCTGTGCTTCTTTGATTTTTCTCAACTTTCCATATCTTAGTCGATGCTTTAATGGCAAAAAATATTTTTGATAAAGACTCTTCCGTGTTTTCAATTGTGAGAGAAGTGCACTTTATTATGATGTCATTTATTTTCTTTGTCATCCTATTTATAGGTCTTTTTCAATTAGCTCCTTCATTTAAACAAAAGATGAATTCAGTATATCGTGGAGCTATTATTTCTGCGCTACCAATTACGATTTTGGCTATTATTTTCTCGTCAATTAACAAACTTTTCAGTTATGATAAATTCGGTGGAGCAGTAGGATTTTTCCTTACTATCGCTTTCTTTATTAACTTATTTACTTACTTTATGTTCCTTGGAATTACATTTAATAAAGCTTATTATTCTAACTTTATTAGTGGTAGAACTATTTCTAAAAAAAGCTTCTTCTACTACTTTTAA
- the scpB gene encoding SMC-Scp complex subunit ScpB has product MKNKILEALLYIQGDEGLTLEQVKEIFNLNTLSEAKKVLVDFHKDFNEQDRGLKVVAFNEVYKLATRETVKDFVSKMVNVTKKQRLSNAAIEVAGIVAYKQPITRGQIAKIRGAASDQVVNTLLVKGVIEEVGVSPTQGNPVLYGVTPKFYDHFKLTNMTDLPKMRDFNYVDGVENEDQDFNLFTSQRQD; this is encoded by the coding sequence ATGAAAAATAAGATTTTAGAAGCTCTTTTATACATTCAAGGGGATGAAGGGTTAACATTAGAGCAAGTAAAAGAAATTTTTAACTTAAATACATTAAGCGAAGCTAAAAAAGTTTTAGTAGATTTTCATAAAGATTTTAACGAGCAAGATCGAGGGCTTAAAGTAGTTGCTTTTAATGAAGTGTATAAATTAGCAACTAGAGAAACAGTTAAAGATTTTGTTAGCAAAATGGTAAATGTTACAAAAAAACAAAGACTTTCAAATGCTGCTATTGAGGTGGCAGGAATTGTTGCTTACAAGCAACCAATTACTAGAGGCCAAATTGCAAAAATTAGAGGTGCAGCTTCTGATCAAGTTGTTAACACACTTTTAGTTAAAGGAGTTATTGAAGAAGTTGGGGTTTCACCAACACAAGGAAATCCTGTTCTTTATGGAGTTACTCCTAAATTTTATGACCACTTTAAATTAACAAACATGACTGATTTACCTAAAATGAGAGACTTCAACTATGTTGATGGAGTTGAAAACGAAGATCAAGACTTCAATTTATTTACAAGTCAAAGACAAGATTAA
- a CDS encoding DUF2130 domain-containing protein: MAKEIKIKLIDSKELIFQIEEDAQKGDYFNIKEAFDVDYSELIKAIEEGKNDEYKRLVENEKQNWESQIELNPKFKQVKDLLSQFEKRNELLQQQIEQIKSDSKKNEELLKSNHQNEVSAKTTNLKESYEQTINQLRSEAELLKVELQNTKENLELQIQNKVSEKEKQIQDKYLQSIEKEKEKISNLEKEKEKELGALKVQITELQKNQENAELQVEKKYLNLLADEKQKVTQLKSEQEALKLKYEKEVQIELEKTKNTYEEKILEKEKAIAKLENANQELLTKKTYLSTKQLGNSFEDAVYQTLRDSFGYSQTIKIEKAKMVADEDGKKTAADFSIEIYENADSKEPIAKIAVEAKTKQENSTTNIKNEDHLKKLEKDRQKSKSDYAILVSELDFKEGNFYINNPRDYKNIYICSLDLIVPVVGLLINISQKTHSIKASETRIEEKVKILSKFEDLREYLAKHMEAINKSLNDMRASAEAIQKSAQKIKDNADKIQDKEFRLMNNKVDGFKIETQVKKLEKLGAFESSDPKQLQHVIEVNPEEFSEYNEKDEE; this comes from the coding sequence ATGGCAAAAGAAATAAAAATTAAATTAATTGATAGTAAAGAGTTAATCTTCCAAATTGAAGAAGATGCTCAAAAAGGTGATTATTTTAACATTAAAGAGGCATTTGATGTTGATTATTCAGAATTAATCAAAGCAATTGAAGAAGGAAAAAATGATGAATATAAAAGATTAGTTGAAAATGAGAAACAAAACTGAGAATCTCAAATTGAATTAAATCCTAAATTCAAGCAAGTTAAAGATTTGCTTTCACAATTTGAAAAAAGAAATGAATTGTTACAACAACAAATTGAACAAATCAAAAGTGATAGCAAAAAGAATGAAGAATTACTTAAATCAAACCATCAAAATGAAGTTAGTGCAAAAACTACAAACTTAAAAGAAAGTTATGAACAAACAATTAACCAGTTAAGATCTGAAGCTGAGTTATTGAAAGTTGAACTCCAAAACACAAAAGAAAATCTAGAATTACAAATTCAAAATAAAGTAAGCGAAAAAGAAAAACAAATCCAAGATAAATACTTACAAAGTATTGAAAAAGAAAAAGAAAAAATTAGCAATTTAGAAAAAGAAAAAGAAAAAGAGCTAGGTGCGTTAAAAGTTCAAATTACAGAACTTCAAAAAAATCAAGAAAATGCCGAATTACAAGTAGAGAAAAAATACTTAAACCTTCTTGCCGACGAAAAACAAAAAGTAACTCAATTAAAATCTGAGCAAGAAGCTCTTAAATTAAAATACGAAAAAGAAGTGCAAATAGAGTTAGAGAAAACTAAAAATACTTATGAAGAAAAAATCTTAGAAAAAGAAAAAGCAATTGCGAAATTAGAAAATGCAAATCAGGAATTATTAACAAAAAAAACATACTTAAGTACAAAACAGCTTGGAAATAGCTTTGAAGATGCTGTTTATCAAACTCTTAGAGATTCTTTCGGATATTCACAAACAATTAAAATTGAAAAAGCTAAAATGGTTGCTGATGAAGATGGTAAAAAAACAGCAGCAGACTTTTCTATTGAAATTTATGAAAATGCAGATTCAAAAGAACCTATCGCAAAAATTGCTGTAGAAGCTAAAACAAAACAAGAAAATTCAACAACTAATATAAAAAATGAAGATCACCTTAAAAAATTAGAAAAAGATAGACAAAAATCAAAATCAGATTATGCTATTTTAGTTTCTGAACTTGATTTTAAGGAGGGGAACTTCTACATTAATAACCCTCGTGATTACAAAAACATTTACATCTGTAGTTTAGACTTAATCGTTCCGGTTGTAGGACTTTTAATTAATATTTCACAAAAAACTCACTCAATTAAAGCCAGCGAAACTAGAATCGAAGAAAAAGTAAAAATTCTAAGCAAATTTGAAGACTTAAGAGAATATCTTGCAAAACATATGGAAGCTATTAACAAGAGCTTAAATGATATGCGCGCAAGTGCAGAAGCAATTCAAAAATCAGCTCAAAAAATTAAAGATAATGCTGACAAAATTCAAGATAAAGAATTCCGTTTAATGAATAATAAAGTTGACGGATTCAAAATTGAAACACAAGTTAAAAAACTTGAAAAATTAGGAGCTTTTGAATCTTCTGATCCAAAACAACTTCAACATGTTATTGAAGTAAATCCAGAAGAATTCTCTGAATATAACGAGAAAGATGAAGAATAA
- a CDS encoding amidase family protein — MKLVKQKGNLEKALIELKNDHNNAVAFVYENGYREDSEGILNGSVITIKDVFATKNAPTRSSSKILGNFNPFYNATAVQKLLDAGAIAAAKVNNDELALGGTGTYSAFGLVKNKLDPRRFSGGSSSGSVVTLTENVSIALGSDTGDSVRLPASFQGVVGFKPSYGAISRYGMFAYASSLDTVAYFAHNVNDIFAASKAMFGKDKKDMTSVNVELNKLQTSKPKKVVALDFSIFCNSYVNEAFDNLLKKLENEQVEVLKINPNYDILKAIKIVYQVVSFSEASSNLSNLTGISFGSRVNGNTWEEIMKNTRSEKFGKMVQERLTLGSYFLYSENQEEIFIRAQKARRVIKDYIDSLQKQGDVVIYPAYRGIAPLFDEVQEPNLMDYILTGANLAGIPSITIPFGSFDNMPFNLCLEKQIYQDNELLNYANYFEQLIKGGN; from the coding sequence ATGAAATTAGTAAAACAAAAAGGAAACTTAGAAAAAGCACTCATTGAGCTTAAAAATGATCATAATAATGCTGTGGCTTTTGTGTATGAAAATGGTTATAGAGAAGATAGCGAAGGTATTTTAAATGGTAGCGTAATTACTATCAAAGATGTTTTTGCTACTAAAAATGCTCCAACAAGATCTTCAAGTAAAATTTTAGGAAACTTCAATCCATTTTATAATGCAACTGCAGTGCAAAAACTTTTAGATGCAGGTGCTATTGCTGCTGCTAAAGTAAATAATGACGAGCTTGCTTTAGGTGGAACTGGAACTTATAGTGCTTTTGGTCTTGTAAAAAATAAACTAGATCCAAGAAGATTTTCAGGAGGAAGCTCTTCAGGTTCAGTTGTAACTCTTACTGAAAATGTGTCAATTGCTTTAGGTAGTGATACCGGTGATAGTGTGCGTCTTCCAGCTTCATTCCAAGGGGTTGTAGGGTTTAAACCAAGCTATGGAGCAATTAGTAGATATGGAATGTTTGCTTATGCTTCTTCGCTTGATACAGTAGCTTACTTTGCTCACAATGTAAATGATATTTTTGCTGCATCTAAAGCGATGTTTGGTAAAGATAAAAAAGATATGACAAGTGTTAATGTTGAGCTTAATAAACTTCAAACAAGCAAACCTAAAAAAGTTGTAGCCCTAGATTTTAGTATCTTTTGTAATTCTTATGTGAATGAAGCTTTTGATAACTTACTCAAAAAGCTTGAAAATGAGCAAGTTGAAGTTCTTAAAATTAATCCTAATTATGACATTTTAAAAGCTATTAAAATTGTGTACCAAGTAGTAAGCTTCTCTGAAGCTTCTTCAAATTTATCAAATCTTACAGGAATTAGCTTTGGTTCAAGAGTGAATGGAAACACTTGAGAAGAAATTATGAAAAACACTCGTTCTGAGAAATTTGGAAAAATGGTGCAAGAAAGATTAACTTTAGGAAGTTATTTCTTATATAGTGAAAACCAAGAGGAAATCTTTATTAGAGCTCAAAAAGCAAGAAGAGTGATTAAAGATTATATTGACTCTCTTCAAAAGCAAGGTGATGTGGTTATTTACCCAGCTTATCGTGGAATTGCTCCATTATTTGATGAAGTGCAAGAACCAAACTTAATGGATTATATTCTTACAGGTGCTAATTTAGCGGGTATTCCTTCAATTACAATTCCGTTTGGAAGCTTTGATAATATGCCATTTAACCTTTGTTTAGAAAAACAAATTTATCAAGATAATGAGTTATTAAACTATGCTAATTACTTTGAACAGTTAATTAAAGGAGGGAACTAA
- a CDS encoding pseudouridine synthase family protein, with translation MQLEKITATKNDQGRSLYKLLSKYFDNVPKSKLEQLFRKKDIKVNGRRNLPKDYVVQEGDQIWVYGISDVSKEEEIIKVNHNFTILHEDANILVIDKKEGISIHDGDNCLDNQVLSYLKYKKTDSFKPSHIGRLDKETSGIIVYGKTYEAVVQFNNATNNFTKKYLFISDFNYDKKEVVLYQYIDKETQKLKFSTKERKNSKMAHTILTYDGKRKEAEILTGRKHQIRIALKFLGYPIYGDKKYGGKKAKRLMLHSYYLKLNGLEGALKYLNGLEFISHPKW, from the coding sequence ATGCAATTAGAAAAAATTACAGCTACTAAAAATGATCAAGGAAGAAGTTTATATAAACTTCTAAGTAAATATTTTGACAATGTTCCTAAAAGCAAATTAGAGCAACTTTTTAGAAAAAAAGATATCAAAGTTAATGGTAGAAGAAATCTTCCTAAAGACTACGTTGTTCAAGAAGGTGATCAAATTTGAGTTTATGGAATTAGCGATGTTTCTAAAGAAGAAGAAATTATCAAGGTAAATCACAATTTCACTATTTTACACGAGGATGCTAATATTTTAGTCATTGACAAAAAAGAAGGTATTAGCATCCATGATGGTGATAATTGCTTAGATAATCAAGTTCTTAGCTATTTAAAATACAAAAAAACTGATAGCTTTAAACCAAGCCACATAGGAAGGTTAGATAAAGAAACCAGCGGAATTATTGTGTACGGAAAAACTTATGAAGCTGTAGTGCAATTCAATAATGCAACTAATAACTTCACTAAGAAATATCTTTTTATAAGCGATTTTAATTATGATAAAAAAGAAGTGGTGCTTTATCAATATATTGATAAAGAAACTCAGAAGTTAAAATTTAGCACTAAAGAAAGAAAAAATTCAAAAATGGCACATACTATTTTAACTTATGATGGTAAAAGAAAAGAAGCAGAAATTCTTACTGGAAGAAAGCACCAAATTAGAATTGCCCTAAAATTCCTAGGTTATCCAATTTACGGAGATAAAAAATATGGTGGCAAAAAAGCTAAGCGCTTAATGCTACATTCATATTATTTAAAATTAAATGGCCTTGAAGGTGCTTTAAAATATTTAAATGGTTTAGAGTTTATCTCGCACCCTAAATGATAA
- the rpmB gene encoding 50S ribosomal protein L28, producing the protein MARRDVLSGKGPLSGNTRSHAMNASKRKFNVNLQKVKVTIDGTPQTLRVSAKTLKTLKLKGLI; encoded by the coding sequence ATGGCAAGAAGAGACGTTCTTTCAGGTAAAGGACCTTTATCAGGTAACACACGTTCACATGCTATGAACGCATCAAAACGTAAATTCAATGTTAACCTTCAAAAAGTGAAAGTTACAATTGATGGTACACCTCAAACATTAAGAGTTAGTGCCAAAACATTAAAAACTCTTAAATTAAAAGGATTAATTTAA
- a CDS encoding lysophospholipid acyltransferase family protein produces the protein MKLTIKPIFKKILFVFPWLNRLRRIFSLSRKYRKTPENVPAQLRNDFLSKLSRKILDIYNVDLEVFGADNLPSSGNVMLVPNHKSNADSLAIMAALWKVQDDPNKERKVPTFLAKKELLDWRILRNALSLNDAFAIDRSNFRESLEVLKEFSAFVKENKTYGVIFPEGTRVKGKELGKFNSGAFKVAKNDYYTIVPVAINGSETVFNKGRKGRLKVVVSFLNPLKPIAYMTQDPKAVAERVRKLIQEEIDKNE, from the coding sequence ATGAAGTTAACAATAAAACCAATTTTCAAGAAAATTTTATTTGTATTTCCATGATTAAATAGACTTAGAAGGATTTTTTCTTTATCTAGAAAATATCGTAAAACACCTGAGAATGTGCCTGCACAATTAAGAAATGATTTTTTAAGCAAGCTTTCACGTAAAATTTTAGACATTTATAATGTTGATTTAGAAGTATTTGGCGCTGACAATCTTCCTAGTTCAGGTAATGTAATGCTTGTACCAAACCACAAATCAAACGCTGATTCATTAGCAATTATGGCAGCTTTATGAAAGGTGCAAGATGATCCAAATAAAGAAAGAAAAGTTCCAACTTTCTTAGCTAAAAAAGAGCTATTAGATTGAAGAATTCTTAGAAATGCACTTTCATTAAATGATGCTTTTGCTATTGATCGTAGTAACTTTAGAGAAAGTTTAGAAGTTCTTAAAGAGTTTTCAGCTTTTGTTAAGGAAAATAAAACTTATGGTGTTATTTTCCCTGAGGGGACAAGAGTTAAAGGTAAAGAACTTGGTAAATTTAATTCTGGAGCTTTCAAGGTAGCAAAAAATGATTATTACACAATTGTTCCAGTCGCAATTAACGGTAGCGAAACTGTATTTAATAAAGGTAGAAAAGGTCGTTTAAAAGTAGTAGTATCATTTTTAAATCCATTAAAACCAATTGCTTACATGACTCAAGATCCTAAAGCTGTTGCTGAAAGAGTAAGAAAATTAATTCAAGAGGAAATAGATAAAAATGAATAA
- the gatB gene encoding Asp-tRNA(Asn)/Glu-tRNA(Gln) amidotransferase subunit GatB — MNNFETVIGIEIHVELKTQTKMFSPSRIDFEAAPNTCANQIDLGYPGTLPLINKQAVKYAVALAKALKMEIDDELHFDRKNYFYPDLPKGFQITQYYRPIGKNGVLSIETSNGLKEIQIERIHLEEDTARQHHDENGTKLDYNRAGIPLIEIVSYPTIKNADEAAAYVDMIKKTVLALEISEGKLEQGSLRADINISLRPFGTKEFGTKVEIKNMNSLSNIKKAIEYEIALQREKILTHQEILQQTKRFDDQKNINVVMRTKTGTTDYKYFPEPNIPFIKLSKEFIDSVILKELPLEKKNRYLECNIQNIYVQSLIDDIELSKYFDSIPYPDKDKLSKVFFAEVVSLANAKGIHPVELKIKPEFIQQSLELLEEGVISGKSLKKLIPLLAGFEGDVNELLEKENLKQISDPKLINNLISEIINGNEELISEYPNRPEKVVKFILGAMMKKTGGQINPQLANDSTVEFLKNKFKK; from the coding sequence ATGAATAATTTTGAAACAGTTATTGGGATCGAAATCCACGTTGAACTTAAAACCCAAACTAAAATGTTTTCTCCTTCAAGAATTGATTTTGAAGCGGCTCCAAATACTTGTGCAAATCAAATTGATTTAGGTTATCCAGGTACGCTTCCACTTATTAATAAACAAGCAGTTAAATACGCTGTAGCTTTAGCTAAAGCTTTAAAAATGGAAATTGATGATGAACTTCACTTTGACCGTAAGAATTATTTTTATCCAGATTTACCTAAAGGTTTCCAAATCACTCAGTATTATAGACCTATTGGTAAAAATGGTGTCTTAAGCATCGAAACTTCAAATGGACTTAAAGAAATTCAAATTGAAAGAATTCACCTTGAAGAAGATACTGCAAGACAGCACCATGATGAAAACGGAACAAAGCTCGATTATAACCGCGCTGGAATTCCACTTATTGAAATTGTGTCTTATCCAACAATTAAAAATGCAGATGAAGCTGCGGCGTATGTCGATATGATCAAAAAAACAGTGCTTGCTTTAGAAATTTCTGAAGGTAAATTAGAGCAAGGATCATTAAGAGCTGATATTAACATTTCGCTTAGACCTTTTGGAACCAAAGAATTTGGGACAAAAGTTGAAATTAAAAATATGAACTCGCTTTCAAATATTAAAAAAGCAATCGAATATGAAATTGCGCTTCAAAGAGAAAAAATTCTTACTCACCAAGAAATTCTTCAACAAACCAAGCGTTTTGATGACCAAAAAAACATCAATGTTGTTATGCGTACCAAAACAGGAACAACTGATTATAAATACTTCCCAGAGCCAAATATTCCATTTATTAAGCTGTCAAAAGAATTTATTGATTCAGTGATTTTAAAAGAGCTTCCTTTAGAGAAGAAAAATAGATATTTAGAATGCAATATCCAAAACATTTATGTTCAAAGCTTAATTGACGATATTGAGCTTTCAAAATATTTTGATTCAATTCCTTATCCAGATAAAGATAAACTTTCTAAAGTATTTTTTGCTGAAGTTGTATCCCTTGCTAATGCCAAAGGAATTCATCCAGTTGAGCTTAAAATCAAACCTGAATTTATCCAGCAGTCATTAGAATTACTTGAAGAAGGTGTTATTTCAGGTAAGTCACTTAAAAAACTTATTCCACTTTTAGCTGGCTTTGAAGGTGATGTTAACGAGCTTTTAGAAAAAGAAAATCTTAAACAAATTTCAGATCCTAAATTAATTAACAATCTTATTTCAGAAATTATTAACGGAAATGAAGAATTAATTAGCGAATATCCAAATCGTCCTGAAAAAGTTGTTAAATTTATTTTAGGTGCTATGATGAAAAAAACTGGTGGACAAATTAACCCACAACTTGCAAATGATTCAACAGTTGAATTTTTAAAAAATAAATTCAAAAAATAA